The sequence below is a genomic window from Fibrobacter succinogenes.
TAACCAGCACGGAAACTGAGCATAAAGAACGGCTCAATACGTTCTTCGTAACTGCGAGCCGTTTCAAGCGGAATGCGAAGCCCGCGCCAGTTGCTATTCGGGCTGCCATAATGCTCTGCGGTATCGACCGCAAAAACCGGATCGGTCGGGCCACCGTTAAACCCGAAATTGAAATCCGTCCCCAACTGGAAGTAACCGGACTTTTCGACAGACTTTTCAGACTGATTTTCAACAGAAGCAAACGACGCAACCGCCAAAAACGCCCCTACAATAAAAATGGAAATTTGCTTTGTCATATTGTAAATGTATTAAAACTAGCCAGAAGTAGTTAGTTATTAGTCATTAGTTCATAGCTAATAATTAAAAAAACATATCCAAAGCGCACTCGCAAACAACCTCAAAGGGCAACACCCGACCTCACACCTCAAAACCTCTACAGAGCGGAGCGGACATCCGTGAGCCACAAGTGCCTCGTATCAACGAGTCATCGAAGGCGACCTTTGACCACTTAGTGCTTTAGCACTTATGTGGGCATGGCCACCTTTAGGTGGGAGTGAGGCGAAGACGGAGTCTTGTATTACACAAGAGCCGAACGGTGCGCAAGAAGGACCACCCAGGCAGGGAGACCCGGGTGATCCCTTGTGTTGTGGTAGGTGCGCACTCACGCACCCATGTGTGTGTGTTCTTTCTCGGAGGCGCACTCGAAAACATTCGAACGCACCAGGTCGAATTTTTGGTATTACAATGTAGGCTAACCGTTATTCACGATTAGAACAAGTCATTCATACGCATAAAGGCAGGCAAGTCGTAATCGACGTTGCTTTCCTTAAGAGCGTCTTCGGAGCCCTTCTGGTTACGCATAAAAGCAGGAGTGCCATAATCCACAGCGCTCACCTGTTCAGTCTGAGCCGGGCGAGATTCCTGCTTGTTCAAGGAGCTTGCATAATTGCCGTTAGAAAGCGGATCCGCATCGGCTGCACCCGGCATTTCTTCCGTTTCGCGAACGGTCTTGGTAGCCGTTGCAACAGATTCTTCGGCATAGCTAGCCTTAGCATCAAAGCTCGGAGAAGCAAAAGACGATGCCGGAGCGAACATGGCGGCAGCTTGATTTATCGGAGTAGCCGGACGGGCTGCACTTGCGTATTGCGGGACAGAAGCATAAGACGGAGCAGCAGAAACAGTGCGCTGTGTGACAGCCGGAGCAGCAACAGTCTGAGCAGCCATAGCAGCCGTCGGCATAGCAGCGGTCGGCATGGCAGCAGGCATAGCGGCAGTGGCACGGCCAGCGAGAGCAACAAAGTTAGTTGTCGGACGCGGAGTAGCCTGCACCGGAGCAACCTGAGCCTGATAAGCAGCCTGTTGGTATGCAGCAGCGGCATTCATATTAGCATAACCAGCAGCAGCGGCATTGTTCGTGCCACCGCAACCCGTTGCGATAATAGTGATGCAAACCTTGTCGCCAAGTTCCGGAAGAGTGATGTCACCGACGATGATGTTCGGGTTGCCTTCTTCGCCCACAGCGTCGTAAATGTGTTCCATAGCTTCGTTGTGTTCGAGCAAGGAATAGTTTTCGCCATGAGAAACGTTGATAAGCACGCCAGAAGCGCCCTGGATATCGATATCTTCGAGAAGCGGAGAAGAAAGAGCTGCATCGGCAGCGGCAACACCGCGACCTTCACCTTCAGCCGTACCCGTACCCATGAGAGCGGAACCGCCCTTGAGCATAACCTTGCGGATATCAGCAAAGTCAACGTGCACAAGACCGTGACGGAACATGATGCTGCAGATGCTCTGCACTGCATTGCCGAGGATTTCGTCAGCCATCTTAAAAGCTTCATCGACAGTAGCGTTCTTGTTCGTGTTCTGGATGAGGTTCAAGAGCTTCTTGTTTTCGATAACGATAATGGTGTCAGCAGCTTCGCGGAGAGCGCGAACGCCATTCTGAGCCAAAGAATTACGGACGTTACCTTCGAAGCGGAACGGCTTTGTGACAACGGCAACCGTAAGGATGCCAAGTTCACGAGCAACGGTAGCAACGATCGGAGCTGCGCCCGTACCGGTACCACCGCCCATGCCTGCCGTAACGAACACGAGGTCAGCACCTACCATAGCCTTCTTCAAGTCATCGATATTTTCTTCGACAGCCTTGCGACCCATTTCCGGGTCCATGCCAGCACCGAGATTTCTCGTGCTCTTTTCACCGATAAGGATCTTATGGTCAGCGAGACTCTGGTCGAGAGCCATAGCATCGGTATTGATGGCATAGTATTCTACACCTTCAATATTCATCTGCTTCATACGGTTCACAGTGTTGCCGCCGGCACCGCCGACGCCAAACACCTTCACCTTGGCGTTTCTGGATGGGGTATCGTCACCCGTGATACGAGACATAGCCTCGAAGTTGATGTTTTCAAAGTCACTCATAGTTTATCTCCCTGATTTGAGTGGTTTAACAGTTAAAAGTAAGTCTTGATGATGTCGCGAATGCGTTGCATACCCTTCTTCACAGAAACGAGCAATTGGGTATCCGTGTCACGCTGTTTTCTTTCGCGATGTTTCTTGTTCGCGTAGTACAAGAGGCCAATACCTGTTGCGTAAGACGGATTCTGGAACGCTTCCTGAATGCCGCTCATGCCTCTCGGCTTACCAATATGGACAGGCTTCTTGAATACTTTAGCTGCAATTTCTTCGATTCCCGGAAGGTTGCAGCAGCCACCCGTAAGCACGATACCGCCATCAATAACGGTATCCAAGTGGTGCTTTTCCAAATCCTTCGCCAAGAGCTTGAAGATTTCAGCCACACGCGCTGTAATAATTTGTGCTAAAAGTTTACGAGAACAAAGAACTTCTCCACGGTCACCCACACCTGGGACCGGGAAGGTTTCATCTTCAATCAAATTGTTGAGCGAGCAGGTGCCATACTTTTTCTTGAGTTCTTCGGCCTTTGTCAAAGAGACCGGAACCTTAAGGCACTTGCTAATATCACTTGTAATAATGTTACCGGCCATGTCAAGCGATGCCGTGTAACGCACGGAATCCTTTACAAAAACAGCCACGTCGGCAGAACCTGCACCAATGTCAATCAATGCCACACCGAGTTCGCGTTCATCGTTGGAAAGAACGGCAGAAGCGGCAGCAAGCGGTTCCAAAACAAAACCGGCAACGTTAAGTCCTGCACGGTTGACGCACTTGGCGATATCCTGGAGGGCATTCGGACGCGAGGTTACTACCTGAACTTCCACACCCAAGCGGCGGCCAGAATAGCCTTTGGGATTGCGAATACCCGTTCTATCATCCAGCGTATATTCACCTGGGAATACATGGATAATTTCGCCAGCCTTGTCAGGAAGCGTACTTGCAAGCCTCTGGACGTTCACGATATCTTCATCGCGAACTTCATTTGTCGGTAACGAAACAAGTCCCTTGTAGCTGTAAGACGACACATGCTTACCCGCAATGCCTACATAGACATCGCGCACATCGACTCCCGCCGATGATTCAAGCATATGGACGGCCTTTTGCAACGTCTCGACGACAGAATCGTATTCATCGGACGATTCCAGCGGGAAGTCGCCACATTCCACGACTCGGACGGATTCACCTTCCGAGATGCCGACAAACAAATTTACTTTCGAGGCACCGATATCAAGCCCGAAAATATAGTCCTCTTTTTTGACCATTTGCTTATTGTCATCCATTGGTACACCTCTTATCGATGTTTTTTATATACGCAAATCCATGAAATCTCATATCGACCTCGCTAGCGCAAAGGAAATCTCTCCTAAAGCCCTTGCCGACAGCATCATACAAAGTAAACAAATCCTTATCCCAGTTCGATTCCGGGAACATCACGCGGAACCCGACATCCTTGAAATACACTTCAAATGCGCGGTCATTCTCGGACCAGCCCACTTGCGAAACGCGCTCATAGAGCGGCTTGTTCAGATTGAGCATGGTTGACAAGAACGAAGCCACCTGCTTGACCTTTCCCAAGGATTCCGTTTCAAGAATCGGCAAATGGAGCGCTGTCATCATAGACATCGGAAGCGAAAGACCTCTTTCGGAATAGACCGTAGCCTTGCCGTCTTCAAGCACCGACAAAATCGGGGACGCTTCTTGAATCTTGATGTACAAAGACGACGGGAACTTGCTTTCGACTTCGGCAGAATGAATCAGCGGAATCTGCAAGAGCGATTTCCTGACAGAATCTGCATCCAGTTCCGACATGAGCATGCCCGTTTCCACCTGAGCGCTCTGCACCACATCTTCCCAAGAAAGCATGCGATTGCCTTCAATTTCGATGTACTGCAAATGCCTGAATTCCAGCGGATTAATTTGGTTTAAATAGAAACGACTTTGCCACAGTGCAACGGAGGCAATGACAAACAACAAGGTCAAAATCCAACCTTTGCGCTTGTACCAACGAACAGCAGAACCCACACGCACACGTCTCTTACGTGAACGTTTACGCCTGCGCTTGCGTTCGTTATAGCCGATCCGTCGACCGAACATGTTCGTATCATTTAAACTCAAATACTCTTCTCCAAAATCGTCTGGCCGAGTTTCCAAATGTTACCGGCGCCCATAAGAACAATCACATCGTTCGGCTTAAGCAAATCCTTGCAAACCGGGATCAAGTTGTTCACGTCACCAATAAAGCGGGCATCGCGGTGGCCGCGGTCAGCAGCACTGTTGGCCACCATGGCACCTGTCACGCCCTCAATCGGCTTTTCGCGAGACGGATAAATGTCGGTCACCAAGAGCACATCGCAGTTCGAAAATGCGCTACCAAATGCTTCGTGCTGATCGCGAGTGCGAGTAAACAAATGCGGCTGGAAAGCAACAATAATGCGCTTATCCGGGAACGCTTCGCGGAAACCGAGAAGTGTAGCGGTCGCTTCGGTCGGATGGTGAGCATAATCATCAAACACCATCACGCCATTCTTTTCGCCAATGAATTCAAAGCGGCGCTTGACACCTTCGAATGCAGCTACAGCCTTGCGGGCAACTTCAATGGAAATACCTTCTTCGACAGCAAGCGCTACGGCAGCCGTTGCATTCAAAACGTTGTGACGGCCCGGAATCTGGAGTTTAAATTCGCCAAGACTCTTGCCATCGCAAAGAATTTCAAACTTCGGATAACCCTTCACGAACGCGAGATTTTCAACGCGGTACTTGGCCTGGCGCGTAAAGCCATACGTAATCACCGGCTTCTTGAGGTGAGCCAAAATCTGCTGCACGTTCGGGTCATCAAGGCATACAATCACCTGACCGTAGAACGGAATCTTATTCGCAAACTGCGTAAACGCATCCTTGATTGCATCGATATTTTCGTACGTATCGAGATGATCGGCATCGATGTTCGTGATAATCGCCGAAGACGGCATCATCGAAAGGAAGCTGCGGTCAAATTCGTCACTTTCAGCAATGAGGTAATCGCCGTGGCCCACTTTGGCACCACTGCACTTACCCTTCACAATTCCACCCACAATAATCGTCGGGTCAAGGCCAGCTTCTTCCCAAATAGCGCCAACGATAGAAGTCGTTGTCGTCTTGCCATGCGTACCGGCAATGGAAAGCGTGTACTTGAGGCGCATCAGTTCACCGAGCATTTCAGCACGGCGAATCACCGGAATGCGGCGAGCGCGAGCTTCAACAAGTTCCGGATTGTCAAACGGAATGGCAGAAGAATAAACAACCAAGTCCGCATCTACAACATTCTTGGCTTCGTGCTTTGCATCAATGCGAATGCCAAGACCTTTCAGGTAGTCGATGACAGCGCCTTCGCCCATATCGGAACCCGTCACGACAAAGCCATTTTCGTGGAGCACTTCGGCAATACCGGACATACCAGCGCCACCGATACCCACGAAATGAAGGCGACGAACACGTTTACAATCATTAATCTGCATTACGTTCTCTCCATATCCAGAATAATTTTCGCAATCTGGTCAGCGGCATCGGGCATGCCAAGCGTTGCTGCGGCCTCGCCCATCTGCTTCAGGCGTTCCGGATCATACAGGAGCGCTTCAACTTTATTCCAAAGATCATTCGGTTCTTCATCAAGTTCCACAAGAGCAGCGCCCGCCTTTTCAACAACGCGAGCATTGTGTTCCTGATGGTTTGCAGTCGCATGCGGGTACGGGAGCAAAATAGAGGGCTTACCAAATGCAAGAATTTCTGCAAGTCCCGAAGCTCCAGCGCGGCTGATAATCAAGTCGGCATGTTTCATGTAGGCGTAAATGTTATCGAGGAATCCGCGAACAGCAACGTTGGGCAAAATGCCAAGGCGTTCGTTGATACTATCAACATTCTTTACACCCACTTGCCAAACCACGCTAATATCTTCGTGAGCAGCAATGCGGCCAATACTTTCTTCAATCTTGTTGTTGATGCCAACAGCACCCTGGGAGCCACCGACAATGAATACAGCCTTGCGACCTTCACGGTATTCAATCGGACGAGCCAAGGAATCCGCTGAAGGCAAATCACGAATCGGGTTACCCAGAATACGCGTTTTTTCAATCGGGAATCCCTTCATCGCTTCTTCGGAAGTGACAAAGACCGTCTTTGCATAACGCGCACCAACTTTATTTGCAATACCGGCAACGGCGTTCTGTTCCTGCAAATAAACCGGGATGCCCATAGAACCTGCCGCAAGCACAATCGGGAGCGACACATAGCCACCCGTCGCCACGACAACATCCGGGTTCACTTTTTTCACGACGCTCTTCGCACGAATGAGCGACTTCGAAAGTTTAAACGGGAGTGCCAAATTTTTGAGGAACGGTCCACGATGCAGAGGAACAGCCGAGATATATTCGTACGGCCAATCCTTTGCCACAAGGCGTTCTTCCATAGCATCCTTGCGGCCAGCAAATGTAATATCTGTAACACCCATCTTCTTTAAACTCTCGGCAATAGCCACTGCCGGGAATATGTGGCCACCAGTGCCACCGCAAACAAAGAGGAACTTTTTCATATAGAACTCCTTCTTGTCCTAAAATTCATGTATGAACCCGTGTCGAACGAAACATTGTTGCTTATATAAGGTTCACGAATGCTCTTTCCACTCGTCGGGCGCGAAATATTCAACAAAATTCCAATAAAAGCAGCCGTAACCATCAGGTTCGTTCCGCCATAGCTAATAAACGGAAGCGGCTGGCCGGTCGCCGGAATAAGCCTTACGCAAACACAAATGTGAATCACAAAATTCATGAATACCGAAGTCGTAAGCGCTACAGCCAAATACCGGCCAAATCGAGTCGTCGACGACCTTGCAATGTTGTAGCCCTGCGAGAAAAGAATCGCAAAAGCTAGCAAGACCAAGAACGTCCCCACAAATCCAAATTCTTCGCCAATCACTGCGTACACAACGTCTTTATGCGCTTCGGGCAAGTAACCCAGTTTCTGTTCGCCCATGCCAATTCCCGTTCCAAACAAGCCGCCATTCCCGAGCGCTTCAAGAGCATGGTCCACCTGGTACTGCGAATTTTTCATGGCGCCATCGTTAGAGAAAAACGCAAGGATACGCTGGCGGGTATGCGACTTGCAAAGCATCGCAATAATTCCCATCGGCACGCTCACCAAAACGCCCAAGCCCACGTACTTGTAGTTTGCCCCCGCAATCATAAGCAGCACAAGCAGCAACGTGCAGAACATGATAAACATCGAGTAGTTCGGCTGACTCAAAAGCAAAATTGCAGAAATCCCTAAAGGAATCGCCGGCTGGACAATCGAACACTTGATTGACTTGATTTCGTCGCCCGCATCCGAAAGTTTCGAGCAAATCCAAATGATAAATGCAAACTTCAAAATCTCGGACGGCTGAATACCAAAGATCCAACGAGAAGCGCCCTTTGTCGCCACACCCGAAATGGTCGCCGCCAAAGTGAGCACGGCCCCAAAGCCAAAGATATAGCGCGCAAGAACTTTCCACAGCGCATAATCAATCTTGCAGAACACCGC
It includes:
- the ftsZ gene encoding cell division protein FtsZ; this encodes MSDFENINFEAMSRITGDDTPSRNAKVKVFGVGGAGGNTVNRMKQMNIEGVEYYAINTDAMALDQSLADHKILIGEKSTRNLGAGMDPEMGRKAVEENIDDLKKAMVGADLVFVTAGMGGGTGTGAAPIVATVARELGILTVAVVTKPFRFEGNVRNSLAQNGVRALREAADTIIVIENKKLLNLIQNTNKNATVDEAFKMADEILGNAVQSICSIMFRHGLVHVDFADIRKVMLKGGSALMGTGTAEGEGRGVAAADAALSSPLLEDIDIQGASGVLINVSHGENYSLLEHNEAMEHIYDAVGEEGNPNIIVGDITLPELGDKVCITIIATGCGGTNNAAAAGYANMNAAAAYQQAAYQAQVAPVQATPRPTTNFVALAGRATAAMPAAMPTAAMPTAAMAAQTVAAPAVTQRTVSAAPSYASVPQYASAARPATPINQAAAMFAPASSFASPSFDAKASYAEESVATATKTVRETEEMPGAADADPLSNGNYASSLNKQESRPAQTEQVSAVDYGTPAFMRNQKGSEDALKESNVDYDLPAFMRMNDLF
- the ftsA gene encoding cell division protein FtsA; protein product: MDDNKQMVKKEDYIFGLDIGASKVNLFVGISEGESVRVVECGDFPLESSDEYDSVVETLQKAVHMLESSAGVDVRDVYVGIAGKHVSSYSYKGLVSLPTNEVRDEDIVNVQRLASTLPDKAGEIIHVFPGEYTLDDRTGIRNPKGYSGRRLGVEVQVVTSRPNALQDIAKCVNRAGLNVAGFVLEPLAAASAVLSNDERELGVALIDIGAGSADVAVFVKDSVRYTASLDMAGNIITSDISKCLKVPVSLTKAEELKKKYGTCSLNNLIEDETFPVPGVGDRGEVLCSRKLLAQIITARVAEIFKLLAKDLEKHHLDTVIDGGIVLTGGCCNLPGIEEIAAKVFKKPVHIGKPRGMSGIQEAFQNPSYATGIGLLYYANKKHRERKQRDTDTQLLVSVKKGMQRIRDIIKTYF
- a CDS encoding cell division protein FtsQ/DivIB → MSLNDTNMFGRRIGYNERKRRRKRSRKRRVRVGSAVRWYKRKGWILTLLFVIASVALWQSRFYLNQINPLEFRHLQYIEIEGNRMLSWEDVVQSAQVETGMLMSELDADSVRKSLLQIPLIHSAEVESKFPSSLYIKIQEASPILSVLEDGKATVYSERGLSLPMSMMTALHLPILETESLGKVKQVASFLSTMLNLNKPLYERVSQVGWSENDRAFEVYFKDVGFRVMFPESNWDKDLFTLYDAVGKGFRRDFLCASEVDMRFHGFAYIKNIDKRCTNG
- the murC gene encoding UDP-N-acetylmuramate--L-alanine ligase; its protein translation is MQINDCKRVRRLHFVGIGGAGMSGIAEVLHENGFVVTGSDMGEGAVIDYLKGLGIRIDAKHEAKNVVDADLVVYSSAIPFDNPELVEARARRIPVIRRAEMLGELMRLKYTLSIAGTHGKTTTTSIVGAIWEEAGLDPTIIVGGIVKGKCSGAKVGHGDYLIAESDEFDRSFLSMMPSSAIITNIDADHLDTYENIDAIKDAFTQFANKIPFYGQVIVCLDDPNVQQILAHLKKPVITYGFTRQAKYRVENLAFVKGYPKFEILCDGKSLGEFKLQIPGRHNVLNATAAVALAVEEGISIEVARKAVAAFEGVKRRFEFIGEKNGVMVFDDYAHHPTEATATLLGFREAFPDKRIIVAFQPHLFTRTRDQHEAFGSAFSNCDVLLVTDIYPSREKPIEGVTGAMVANSAADRGHRDARFIGDVNNLIPVCKDLLKPNDVIVLMGAGNIWKLGQTILEKSI
- the murG gene encoding undecaprenyldiphospho-muramoylpentapeptide beta-N-acetylglucosaminyltransferase → MKKFLFVCGGTGGHIFPAVAIAESLKKMGVTDITFAGRKDAMEERLVAKDWPYEYISAVPLHRGPFLKNLALPFKLSKSLIRAKSVVKKVNPDVVVATGGYVSLPIVLAAGSMGIPVYLQEQNAVAGIANKVGARYAKTVFVTSEEAMKGFPIEKTRILGNPIRDLPSADSLARPIEYREGRKAVFIVGGSQGAVGINNKIEESIGRIAAHEDISVVWQVGVKNVDSINERLGILPNVAVRGFLDNIYAYMKHADLIISRAGASGLAEILAFGKPSILLPYPHATANHQEHNARVVEKAGAALVELDEEPNDLWNKVEALLYDPERLKQMGEAAATLGMPDAADQIAKIILDMERT
- the ftsW gene encoding putative lipid II flippase FtsW — protein: MSTTTQTQGINKLLLFVTLILMCFGVAIIYSASAPVASSKNLSPEHYLMSHLTKVFASVVILAVFCKIDYALWKVLARYIFGFGAVLTLAATISGVATKGASRWIFGIQPSEILKFAFIIWICSKLSDAGDEIKSIKCSIVQPAIPLGISAILLLSQPNYSMFIMFCTLLLVLLMIAGANYKYVGLGVLVSVPMGIIAMLCKSHTRQRILAFFSNDGAMKNSQYQVDHALEALGNGGLFGTGIGMGEQKLGYLPEAHKDVVYAVIGEEFGFVGTFLVLLAFAILFSQGYNIARSSTTRFGRYLAVALTTSVFMNFVIHICVCVRLIPATGQPLPFISYGGTNLMVTAAFIGILLNISRPTSGKSIREPYISNNVSFDTGSYMNFRTRRSSI